A single region of the Populus nigra chromosome 2, ddPopNigr1.1, whole genome shotgun sequence genome encodes:
- the LOC133682010 gene encoding large ribosomal subunit protein P1-like yields MSGSELACTYAALILFDENIPITAEKIATLVKAANVQIESYWPGLFAKLAEKRNIEDLIMNVGSGGGGAVAVAVAAPAGGAPAAADAPAAEEKKEPVKEESEDEDMGFSLFD; encoded by the exons ATGTCCGGTAGCGAGCTTGCTTGCACTTACGCTGCTCTTATTCTCTTTGATGAGAACATCCCCATCACT GCAGAAAAGATTGCAACATTGGTGAAAGCAGCCAATGTGCAAATTGAATCTTACTGGCCAGGCTTATTTGCTAAGCTTGCTGAGAAGCGCAACATTGAGGACCTCATCATGAATGTTGGctctggtggtggtggtgctgttgctgttgctgttgctgccCCAGCTGGTGGTGCACCCGCTGCCGCCGATGCTCCCGCCGCTGAGGAGAAGAAG GAACCAGTTAAGGAGGAAAGTGAGGATGAAGACATGGGATTCAGCTTGTTTGATTAG
- the LOC133682793 gene encoding uncharacterized protein LOC133682793, producing MARNDIRQVRTSGSKRNESALARVMNEVFAFVRFAEFEIFFILFFLIAFFFFKNLTSRPEYNQILVKKPGGADFLPY from the coding sequence ATGGCCAGGAATGATATCAGGCAAGTTAGGACAAGTGGGAGCAAAAGGAATGAATCAGCACTGGCTCGAGTAATGAATGAGGTCTTTGCCTTTGTACGCTTCGCCGAATTTGAGATCTTCTTCATTCTGTTCTTTCTCattgcttttttcttcttcaagaaTCTCACGTCCAGGCCTGAGTACAATCAAATCCTTGTAAAGAAGCCTGGTGGTGCTGACTTTCTGCCTTACTAG
- the LOC133682792 gene encoding uncharacterized protein LOC133682792 yields the protein MAQNRPFQMAVGGGNSRQYNDTTFTKIFVGGLAWETQRDTMRRYFEEFGEILEAVVITDKNTGRSKGYGFVTFKDPEAAVRACQNPSPVIDGRRANCNLASLGGQKNRPPTPQHGTGRFRPVHGLVAPPTFPGSSAPYIYQPSGQYSFPYSAYGYAGYSQDAMYPLSYYGVYGGQQFSPYYTTGGASGTPGMFPHSLYPFYTQYAQSSQAHGFGIQYPQMVQYPYSPQQHGSTGTLSLPSSIAMATTTAGAATMTTTTTATAVAAPTATTVVVGTGPGALQASGAATEQNLSTE from the exons ATGGCTCAAAATAGGCCCTTTCAGATGGCCGTGGGTGGTGGCAATTCGAGGCAGTACAATGACACAACTTTTACCAAAATCTTTGTTGGTGGTTTGGCTTGGGAGACACAAAGAGATACCATGAGGCGTTATTTTGAAGAGTTTGGAGAGATCCTGGAGGCTGTTGTTATCACAGATAAGAACACGGGGAGATCCAAGGGCTATGGCTTT GTTACATTCAAGGATCCGGAGGCAGCCGTGAGAGCTTGTCAGAACCCATCTCCAGTGATTGATGGAAGGAGGGCAAACTGCAATCTTGCGTCACTTGGTGGACAAAAGAATCGTCCACCAACTCCTCAACATG GCACAGGACGGTTTAGACCAGTGCATGGATTAGTGGCTCCACCAACTTTTCCTGGTTCCTCGGCTCCATACATCTACCAACCCTCTGGTCAATACTCATTTCCTTATTCAGCTTATGG GTACGCTGGATATTCACAGGATGCCATGTATCCCCTG AGCTATTATGGTGTTTACGGAGGGCAACAATTCTCACCTTACTATACTACTGGAGGGGCATCAGGAACACCAGGGATGTTCCCACACAGTCTCTACCCATTCTATACTCAGTATGCACAGAGTAGCCAAGCACATGGTTTTGGAATTCAATATCCCCAAATGGTACAGTACCCTTATTCACCTCAACAACATGGATCTACAGGAACCTTGTCACTTCCTTCTTCTATTGCAATGGCGACTACTACTGCAG GTGCAGCCACAATGACTACGACTACAACAGCAACAGCAGTGGCAGCACCAACAGCAACTACAGTGGTGGTGGGAACAGGACCAGGTGCTTTGCAAGCATCTGGAGCAGCTACTGAACAAAATTTATCAACCGAATAA